In a single window of the Dysgonomonas mossii genome:
- a CDS encoding bifunctional folylpolyglutamate synthase/dihydrofolate synthase produces MNYEETLEYLYNQLPVYQKVGGTAYKEGLDNSLSLDKYFSHPHIRYKTIHIAGTNGKGSTSHLLAATLQQSGYKVGLYTSPHLVDFRERIRVNGEKISKQYVLDFVTKHREAYEPIQPSFFELTMMMAFQYFADTNVDVAIIEVGLGGRLDSTNIITPVLSIITNISFDHMQFLGNTLEKIAAEKAGIIKKYIPVIIGEAEGDVRKVFEDTAERVGAPIVFAEDEKLIHSSLRTASGWLYDTKYYQQLKGELSGYAQIKNTATVLCAIRELQKQGYVIPSKAVYNSFAYVNEYTGLMGRWQILQDYNPKIVCDTGHNEAGMKYISEQLVNERYDTLHIILGMVNDKDISSVLSLLPKKAIYYFTKASVPRSMNERTLQELAVKKGLTGYSYPTVKEAIRAAKDWAIPSDFIFIGGSNFVVADALIEFGYE; encoded by the coding sequence ATGAATTACGAAGAAACACTAGAATATTTATATAATCAATTACCTGTTTATCAAAAAGTAGGAGGTACAGCCTATAAAGAAGGATTGGACAACAGTCTGTCTCTTGATAAATATTTTTCACACCCTCATATCCGATATAAGACGATTCATATTGCAGGAACAAACGGAAAAGGATCTACGTCTCACCTTTTGGCTGCAACATTGCAACAGTCTGGTTACAAGGTTGGATTATATACTTCTCCCCATCTAGTTGACTTTAGAGAGCGTATTCGTGTAAATGGAGAGAAGATATCGAAGCAATATGTTTTGGATTTTGTAACAAAACACAGAGAGGCTTATGAGCCTATACAGCCTTCTTTCTTTGAGCTGACGATGATGATGGCTTTTCAGTATTTTGCCGATACAAATGTTGATGTTGCAATAATAGAAGTCGGACTAGGAGGAAGACTGGATAGTACTAATATTATAACACCGGTGTTGAGTATAATTACCAATATTAGCTTCGATCATATGCAATTTTTGGGCAATACACTAGAGAAAATTGCGGCTGAAAAAGCAGGTATAATCAAGAAATATATTCCTGTTATTATTGGAGAGGCAGAAGGTGATGTCCGTAAGGTGTTTGAAGATACTGCAGAGAGGGTAGGAGCACCTATCGTTTTTGCAGAAGATGAAAAACTTATACACTCAAGCTTGCGTACTGCCAGTGGGTGGTTGTATGATACAAAATACTATCAGCAGCTCAAAGGTGAACTTTCGGGCTATGCCCAGATAAAAAATACGGCGACAGTACTATGTGCTATACGTGAACTTCAAAAACAGGGCTATGTAATACCATCCAAGGCTGTATATAATAGTTTTGCCTATGTGAATGAATATACCGGACTAATGGGACGCTGGCAAATACTACAAGACTATAATCCCAAAATTGTATGTGATACAGGGCATAATGAAGCCGGAATGAAATATATATCAGAACAGCTTGTAAACGAGCGTTATGATACATTGCATATTATTCTGGGTATGGTAAATGACAAAGATATCTCATCTGTATTATCCTTACTCCCTAAAAAGGCTATTTATTACTTTACTAAAGCATCTGTACCTCGATCGATGAACGAACGAACCTTGCAAGAATTAGCTGTCAAAAAAGGGCTTACAGGCTATTCATATCCTACAGTGAAAGAAGCTATTCGTGCAGCAAAAGATTGGGCTATACCAAGTGATTTTATATTTATAGGAGGAAGCAACTTCGTTGTAGCTGATGCACTTATCGAATTCGGCTATGAATAG
- a CDS encoding GNAT family N-acetyltransferase, whose amino-acid sequence METKEYELINNTDESQYEFHVGKYIPKIKYMKSVNNEIYLTHTEVPSELGGQGIGSQLVEKVLQDIEMQKLQLVPLCPFVAGYIRKHPDWRRIVMKGINV is encoded by the coding sequence ATGGAAACAAAGGAATATGAATTGATAAATAATACAGATGAAAGCCAGTATGAATTTCATGTAGGAAAATACATTCCCAAAATAAAATATATGAAATCGGTCAACAATGAGATTTATCTGACACATACCGAAGTACCTTCCGAACTTGGAGGTCAGGGTATAGGCAGTCAGTTGGTAGAAAAAGTATTGCAGGATATTGAGATGCAAAAACTTCAATTAGTACCATTATGTCCTTTTGTTGCCGGATATATACGAAAACATCCAGACTGGAGGCGTATTGTTATGAAGGGGATAAATGTATAA
- the radA gene encoding DNA repair protein RadA, with amino-acid sequence MAKTKTVYVCNNCGNDSPKWLGKCPVCGEWNTYVEEIVSKDSSSRGNSNLFEISKAKPLLLKEVETGEEPRIDLHDGELNRVLGGGLVPGSLVLIGGEPGIGKSTLVLQTVLGLRKIKTLYVSGEESARQLKLRADRINSNSENCFIVCETNLEQIFVHIQNLKPDFVIIDSIQTIFTETVESSPGSVSQVRECSASILKFAKETGTPVVLIGHINKEGSIAGPKVLEHIVDTVLQFEGDQHYMYRILRSIKNRFGSTAELGIYEMRQNGLREVSNPSELLLTQNHEGLSGVSIAAAIEGIRPFLIETQALVSTAAYGTPQRSATGFDLRRMNMLLAVLEKRAGFKLIQKDVFLNIAGGLRVNDPAMDLSVISAVLSSSLDISIEKHVCMTGEVGLSGEIRPVNRIEQRILEAEKLGFSKILVPQNNLKGFASKVNIEIVQVRKVEEAFRQLFG; translated from the coding sequence ATGGCTAAAACCAAAACAGTATATGTTTGTAATAACTGTGGAAATGACTCTCCTAAATGGCTAGGGAAGTGTCCTGTATGTGGAGAGTGGAATACTTATGTCGAAGAGATTGTTAGTAAAGACAGCTCATCGAGAGGGAACTCCAACTTATTTGAAATATCTAAGGCGAAGCCGTTATTATTGAAGGAAGTAGAAACGGGAGAAGAACCTCGTATAGACTTGCACGATGGAGAATTGAACCGTGTGCTTGGAGGAGGACTGGTTCCCGGTTCGTTGGTGCTGATTGGTGGTGAACCGGGCATCGGAAAGTCGACACTCGTTTTACAAACAGTCTTAGGACTGAGAAAAATAAAAACACTATATGTTTCGGGAGAAGAGAGCGCCAGGCAATTGAAATTGCGTGCCGATCGTATAAACTCCAATAGTGAGAACTGTTTTATCGTATGCGAGACAAATCTCGAACAGATATTTGTTCATATACAAAATCTGAAACCGGACTTTGTTATTATAGACTCTATACAGACAATCTTCACAGAAACCGTAGAATCGTCTCCGGGTAGCGTATCGCAAGTCCGCGAATGTTCTGCTTCAATCCTTAAGTTTGCAAAAGAGACAGGAACCCCTGTGGTTCTTATCGGGCATATAAATAAAGAAGGAAGTATTGCCGGACCAAAAGTACTAGAGCATATTGTAGATACAGTACTGCAATTCGAAGGAGATCAGCATTATATGTATCGTATCTTGCGAAGTATAAAAAACCGTTTTGGGAGTACTGCCGAACTCGGTATTTACGAAATGAGGCAAAATGGGCTTCGTGAAGTTAGTAATCCCTCCGAATTGCTATTAACTCAGAATCACGAAGGGCTGAGCGGTGTTTCTATTGCCGCAGCTATAGAAGGAATACGTCCGTTTCTTATCGAAACTCAGGCTTTGGTAAGTACTGCTGCTTATGGGACTCCTCAACGTTCGGCTACAGGTTTTGATCTGCGACGGATGAATATGTTACTTGCGGTATTAGAGAAAAGAGCAGGTTTTAAGCTGATACAAAAAGATGTATTTCTTAATATCGCAGGAGGGCTTAGAGTGAATGATCCTGCTATGGATTTGTCAGTAATTAGTGCTGTATTGTCTTCAAGCTTGGATATCTCCATCGAGAAGCATGTTTGTATGACTGGCGAAGTAGGCTTGTCGGGTGAAATACGTCCCGTAAATCGTATTGAACAAAGAATATTGGAAGCAGAGAAGCTGGGCTTTTCTAAGATACTTGTTCCTCAAAATAACCTGAAAGGATTTGCCTCGAAAGTAAATATTGAGATCGTGCAAGTACGAAAAGTAGAAGAGGCTTTTAGGCAATTATTTGGATGA
- a CDS encoding NUDIX hydrolase yields MQEEIFPLVDEQGIVVGQAPRSVCHDGSKLLHPVIHLHIFNSKGELYLQKRSATKDVQPNRWDSSVAGHIDLNETPEKAALREASEELNISDIIPRYITKYIIETDRERELSYCYYAIYDGSFKLNTEELADGRFWTIDEVQKELGKDVFTLNFESDFRLFLHKGSQNIAQQ; encoded by the coding sequence ATGCAAGAAGAAATATTTCCTCTAGTAGATGAACAAGGTATTGTAGTTGGACAGGCGCCACGCAGTGTCTGTCATGATGGATCAAAGTTGTTACATCCTGTAATTCATCTCCACATCTTTAACTCTAAAGGTGAATTGTATTTACAAAAACGTTCTGCAACAAAGGATGTACAGCCCAACAGGTGGGACTCTTCCGTAGCGGGGCATATAGATTTAAACGAGACACCCGAAAAGGCAGCATTGCGCGAGGCTTCCGAAGAGTTAAATATATCAGATATTATACCTCGCTATATAACCAAATATATAATAGAGACAGATCGGGAACGCGAATTAAGCTATTGCTATTACGCTATATACGATGGAAGTTTTAAGCTAAATACCGAAGAACTTGCCGACGGACGTTTTTGGACGATCGATGAGGTACAAAAAGAGTTGGGTAAAGATGTATTTACCTTAAATTTTGAATCCGACTTCAGATTATTCCTGCACAAAGGCTCTCAAAATATAGCTCAACAGTAG
- a CDS encoding trypsin-like serine protease: MNLSLIRFLAGITLLSCIISLSAQEKQYSFNKDKSKLTLIVEKENTKLLVVKNNVKRRGLPLKEAKIYTLDIASDTVGTWSVLPTKKNVWKLSFDIPNAKGFYIGFDDFYLPEGAQLYVYEKSNVKNAIVYKHEDNPQGGAYSLENLKGDNVVLEYVAPQNLGTPRLHISDVGYKYVDEQGDPISGFNTASNSCMVNINCAEGGFWKNQKKGVLQLRVKRGGSTYLCSGTLINNTSEDKTPYVLTAYHCFEYLSSSIISNTEFFFDYETPECETENRPNYKYHKGAKPLVLNSIDDGSDGALLRLSESIPDNWDVYYNGWDRTNDGASVTGGAVIHHPLGDVKKITLFNKPLTSSKWDPDSEDEPDGTQWSVTYYKGATEGGSSGAPLFNQNGYVVGTLSGGESNCSNQGLADSFGKFWFHWDQYYDADQHMSKYLDPNNTGATKLKGLSSLGTDEPNPDQQPELIAYFKDDALRIYAKDILKKVSIADLNGRILYTKTTGFDSSIFEETFYGWRPGVYIVSVDVSGRSTKSIKVMK; the protein is encoded by the coding sequence ATGAACTTAAGTCTGATTCGTTTTTTAGCAGGTATTACTTTGTTATCCTGTATTATTTCACTCTCTGCCCAAGAAAAGCAATATAGTTTCAATAAAGATAAATCGAAATTGACTCTCATTGTTGAAAAAGAAAATACAAAATTATTAGTAGTAAAAAACAATGTAAAAAGAAGAGGCCTTCCACTCAAAGAGGCCAAAATTTATACATTAGATATAGCTTCCGACACAGTTGGTACATGGTCGGTATTGCCTACAAAAAAAAATGTTTGGAAGTTGTCTTTCGATATTCCCAATGCCAAAGGGTTTTATATAGGATTCGATGATTTTTATTTACCCGAAGGGGCTCAATTATATGTATATGAAAAAAGCAATGTGAAAAATGCTATTGTATACAAACATGAAGATAACCCCCAAGGTGGAGCTTACTCTCTCGAGAATCTGAAAGGAGATAATGTTGTACTTGAATATGTAGCACCACAAAATCTAGGAACTCCACGATTGCATATATCCGATGTAGGGTATAAATATGTTGATGAACAAGGCGACCCAATCAGTGGCTTTAATACCGCCTCTAATTCTTGTATGGTAAATATAAATTGTGCAGAAGGCGGCTTTTGGAAGAATCAGAAAAAAGGAGTGTTGCAATTGCGTGTCAAAAGAGGAGGTAGTACTTATCTTTGCTCGGGTACGTTAATTAATAACACGAGTGAAGATAAAACTCCCTATGTGTTAACAGCATATCATTGTTTTGAATACTTATCGTCGTCAATAATATCTAATACTGAATTCTTTTTTGATTATGAGACTCCCGAATGTGAAACAGAAAACAGACCCAACTATAAATATCATAAAGGTGCAAAACCATTGGTGCTTAATTCAATTGATGATGGTTCTGACGGCGCCTTACTTAGGTTGTCGGAGTCAATTCCCGATAACTGGGATGTCTATTACAACGGTTGGGATAGAACAAATGATGGCGCGAGTGTAACAGGTGGAGCGGTAATTCATCACCCTCTGGGAGATGTTAAAAAAATAACTCTATTTAATAAACCTCTTACTTCGAGTAAATGGGATCCGGACTCTGAAGACGAGCCAGATGGTACTCAATGGAGTGTGACTTATTATAAAGGCGCTACAGAGGGTGGTTCTTCGGGAGCTCCTCTCTTTAATCAAAATGGTTATGTGGTGGGTACATTATCAGGAGGAGAAAGTAATTGTTCAAATCAGGGGTTAGCTGATTCTTTTGGTAAATTTTGGTTTCATTGGGATCAGTACTATGATGCAGATCAGCATATGTCTAAATATTTGGATCCCAACAATACAGGAGCTACTAAATTGAAGGGTTTGAGTTCGCTTGGAACTGACGAACCAAATCCTGATCAACAGCCAGAACTCATTGCATATTTTAAAGATGATGCTTTGCGCATATATGCTAAAGATATATTAAAGAAAGTAAGTATTGCAGACTTAAACGGACGAATATTGTATACTAAAACCACAGGTTTTGATTCTTCTATATTTGAAGAAACGTTCTATGGATGGCGTCCGGGAGTATATATTGTCTCTGTGGATGTTTCGGGAAGGTCTACGAAGTCGATAAAAGTAATGAAGTAA
- a CDS encoding L,D-transpeptidase family protein: MKKTLSISLVLAFLIFSFTDCKEKETTKLSESTNKQVAKSKFARLYPDYNPQLIKETIHELILKDSLLLPFYTEDVYHPVWSHDTLDVARIKDFVSVLKESDKHGLLSEYFSASRIEALTDSIDAGLYNLDDLYKKMVDLELTSTLTAVKYIKGMKYGFVNPKKLYKKDYDISVLTADSAFYQEIYKGLKEDPISSIINSVPTDPIYLRLQKEYQNLKDNKEQGFKKITSTETYKLGDKNKHISEIARRLALTGEYIMEEGDSIGDDSSDMILDENLLEAINVFRKKNSYPEEKEVGKLTIDALNRPLDYYLDKLQANMERYRWKMTKAKHNKHIEVNVASAYLMATEQDSLPLIMKVCVGTATNKTPLLQSDISYLNLNPIWNIPTSIAQKEVAVLQKKDPTYIKRHNMKLYRNGKEVDITTINWKEVDPSKFSYTIRQSPGESNALGLVKFMFNNAFSVYLHDTPSKAAFGRKNRAVSHGCVRVQKPFDLAFFCMSTTSDDIYKDRLFYSIDKQPISKAGKKLAQENKLKKLPDILNPKDKISLFIDYYTVYMYPDDDMLYYADDVYEYDSAILNALKPQHSKVKKEQKN; this comes from the coding sequence ATGAAAAAAACATTATCCATTTCTTTAGTCTTAGCATTCTTAATTTTTAGCTTCACGGACTGTAAAGAAAAGGAAACTACAAAGCTTAGCGAATCAACAAATAAACAGGTAGCTAAGTCTAAATTTGCACGACTATATCCCGACTATAATCCTCAGCTGATAAAAGAGACTATACATGAGCTTATTCTAAAAGATTCCCTATTACTGCCATTTTATACCGAAGATGTATATCATCCTGTTTGGTCACATGATACATTAGACGTAGCGAGAATAAAGGACTTTGTTTCTGTTCTGAAAGAAAGTGATAAACATGGTTTATTGTCAGAATATTTCTCTGCGAGTAGAATAGAAGCTCTTACAGATTCTATAGACGCAGGATTGTATAACCTTGACGATCTGTATAAAAAGATGGTTGATCTGGAACTGACTTCTACTCTGACTGCTGTAAAATACATCAAAGGGATGAAATACGGTTTTGTCAACCCTAAAAAATTGTACAAAAAAGATTATGATATATCAGTATTAACCGCCGACTCTGCTTTCTATCAAGAGATATATAAGGGGTTGAAAGAAGATCCGATCTCTAGTATCATTAATTCTGTGCCTACAGACCCGATCTATCTGAGACTTCAAAAAGAATACCAAAATCTGAAAGATAACAAAGAACAAGGATTTAAAAAGATAACAAGTACAGAAACCTATAAGTTGGGAGATAAAAATAAACATATATCTGAAATTGCCAGAAGATTAGCCCTAACAGGAGAATATATTATGGAAGAAGGCGACTCTATCGGAGATGATTCTTCAGATATGATCTTGGATGAAAATCTGCTCGAGGCAATAAATGTATTCCGAAAAAAGAACTCATACCCGGAAGAAAAAGAAGTAGGCAAGCTGACTATAGATGCGCTAAACAGGCCACTGGATTACTATTTGGATAAGCTACAAGCTAATATGGAGCGTTATCGTTGGAAAATGACAAAAGCAAAGCATAACAAGCATATCGAAGTAAATGTTGCATCGGCATATCTTATGGCCACGGAGCAAGACAGCCTTCCTCTGATCATGAAAGTTTGTGTTGGCACTGCTACTAATAAAACACCTTTATTACAAAGTGATATCAGCTACTTGAATCTGAATCCGATATGGAATATTCCAACAAGTATAGCACAGAAAGAAGTAGCAGTATTACAAAAAAAAGATCCTACATACATTAAGCGTCACAACATGAAACTGTATAGGAACGGCAAAGAAGTAGATATTACGACTATCAACTGGAAAGAAGTTGACCCTTCTAAGTTTTCATATACAATTCGTCAAAGTCCCGGAGAAAGTAATGCTCTTGGCTTAGTAAAATTCATGTTCAACAACGCATTTTCAGTATATCTACACGACACCCCATCTAAAGCGGCATTCGGAAGAAAAAACAGAGCCGTAAGCCATGGATGTGTCAGAGTACAAAAACCTTTCGATCTGGCTTTCTTTTGTATGTCGACAACATCAGACGACATATACAAAGATCGATTATTTTATAGTATAGATAAACAACCTATATCAAAGGCAGGAAAGAAGCTCGCACAAGAAAACAAATTAAAAAAGCTACCGGATATTCTTAATCCTAAAGACAAGATTTCTTTATTCATAGATTATTACACAGTCTATATGTATCCTGACGACGATATGCTATACTATGCTGATGATGTGTATGAATATGATAGTGCAATACTTAATGCACTAAAGCCGCAACATAGTAAAGTAAAGAAAGAGCAAAAGAATTAA
- a CDS encoding (4Fe-4S)-binding protein, protein MEKVIEYTNGEVTVIWKPEICKHAGICVKMLPNVYHPKERPWVKPENATTEELIEQIDMCPSKALTYRMNKT, encoded by the coding sequence ATGGAAAAAGTAATAGAATACACAAACGGAGAAGTGACCGTAATATGGAAACCTGAAATATGCAAGCATGCGGGTATTTGTGTTAAAATGCTTCCAAATGTTTATCATCCTAAAGAAAGGCCATGGGTAAAACCTGAAAATGCTACCACTGAGGAACTAATAGAACAGATAGATATGTGTCCGTCCAAAGCTCTTACCTATCGGATGAATAAGACTTAA
- a CDS encoding AIR synthase related protein, which yields MSDQRYNQRGVSASKEDVHNAIKNIDKGIFPKAFCKIIPDILGGDAEYCNIMHADGAGTKSSLAYMYWKETGDLSVWKGIAQDALIMNIDDLLCVGATDNILLSSTIGRNKMLIPGEVISAIIQGTNDLCEELSSLGVNIYPTGGETADVGDLVRTIIVDSTVTCRMKKSDVISNDNIQDGDVIVGLSSYGQATYEKEYNGGMGSNGLTSARHDVFANYLATKYPESYDSSIPSNLVYSGNMKLTDMIEGLGIDAGKLVLSPTRTYAPVIKQILDKLRPVIHGMVHCSGGAQTKVLHFVDKVKITKNNLFPVPPLFKLIQEQSGTDWKEMYKVFNMGHRMEIYLPSEYAEAVIDISKSFGIDAQIVGYVEKSDKTELLIDSEFGRFEY from the coding sequence ATGAGTGACCAACGATACAACCAGCGTGGCGTTTCAGCATCGAAAGAAGATGTACATAATGCTATAAAAAACATCGATAAAGGAATATTCCCTAAGGCTTTTTGTAAAATAATCCCCGATATATTAGGTGGCGATGCCGAATATTGCAATATCATGCATGCCGACGGAGCAGGGACAAAATCTTCGTTAGCCTATATGTATTGGAAAGAAACCGGCGACTTGTCGGTTTGGAAAGGTATTGCACAAGATGCATTGATAATGAATATAGACGACCTGCTGTGTGTAGGTGCTACTGATAATATTTTATTGTCGTCTACTATAGGGCGTAATAAGATGTTGATTCCGGGCGAAGTGATCTCTGCCATTATACAGGGAACAAATGATCTTTGTGAAGAATTATCGTCACTAGGAGTAAATATATATCCTACCGGTGGAGAAACTGCCGATGTAGGCGACCTCGTACGTACAATAATAGTGGACAGTACGGTTACCTGCCGCATGAAAAAATCGGATGTAATATCTAATGACAATATACAGGATGGTGATGTGATTGTCGGCCTATCCTCATACGGACAAGCCACATACGAAAAAGAGTATAATGGCGGTATGGGTAGCAACGGATTAACATCTGCCCGCCATGATGTGTTTGCGAACTATTTGGCAACGAAGTATCCGGAAAGTTATGATTCGTCTATTCCTAGCAATCTGGTTTATTCAGGCAATATGAAGTTAACGGATATGATCGAAGGGTTAGGAATTGATGCCGGCAAATTGGTTCTATCTCCTACTCGTACTTATGCTCCTGTTATAAAACAGATACTGGATAAATTACGTCCGGTAATACACGGTATGGTACACTGTTCGGGAGGAGCACAAACAAAGGTTCTCCACTTTGTAGATAAAGTAAAGATAACAAAGAACAACTTGTTCCCTGTGCCGCCTTTATTTAAACTGATACAGGAACAATCGGGAACCGACTGGAAAGAAATGTACAAAGTATTCAATATGGGGCATCGTATGGAAATATACTTACCGTCAGAATATGCCGAGGCAGTAATTGATATATCAAAATCTTTCGGTATCGATGCTCAGATCGTTGGATATGTTGAGAAGTCGGATAAGACAGAACTGCTTATTGATAGTGAATTTGGCCGATTTGAATATTAA
- a CDS encoding low temperature requirement protein A → MSFSQSLLRSRGNGIASVSFSELLFDLIYVFAVTQISHYLLHHLTWLGFLQSAVIWFAMWMAWQHTTWMTNWFDPNTRKIRIFLFILMLIGLIIAAAIPDAFGDRGLIFALCYIVTQIGRSGIILFMLGKKHHLTKNYARILIWFFISAVFWIVGALEEDFIRLILWTIAVLSDYIAPMHGFYLPILGRSDSSKEWTIEGHHLTERCQLFVIIAFGETILMTGASLSELEVWTLPVVAAALLSAVSSLAMWWVYFDTSSEVGAEKIQKVDDPGMLGLKYHAVHVVLVGALIMSAVGDELTVNHPLGYISLAAIFVIIVGPVIYLVSNIAYKWLTCHIIAKSHIVGIIALLLIIPFSPYLNLLIINALSVFVFVAISIYEMMNPYVE, encoded by the coding sequence ATGTCATTTTCACAGTCATTGTTGCGCAGTAGAGGGAATGGTATCGCGTCTGTTTCTTTCTCCGAACTTCTTTTTGACCTTATCTATGTATTTGCCGTCACCCAGATATCTCATTATCTCCTGCATCATCTTACATGGCTTGGATTTTTACAAAGTGCAGTAATCTGGTTTGCCATGTGGATGGCTTGGCAGCATACTACATGGATGACTAATTGGTTCGATCCTAATACACGAAAAATCCGTATTTTTCTGTTTATCTTAATGTTGATAGGGCTTATCATTGCTGCAGCAATACCAGATGCATTCGGAGATAGGGGGCTCATATTTGCCTTGTGTTATATTGTTACTCAAATTGGACGTTCGGGTATTATCCTTTTTATGCTTGGCAAGAAGCATCATCTGACAAAGAACTATGCTCGTATATTGATATGGTTTTTTATCTCAGCCGTATTCTGGATCGTAGGAGCTTTGGAAGAAGATTTCATTCGATTGATATTATGGACTATCGCTGTTCTGTCTGACTATATAGCTCCTATGCATGGTTTTTATCTTCCCATTCTCGGTCGTTCCGATTCGAGCAAAGAATGGACAATTGAAGGACACCATCTGACAGAAAGATGTCAGCTTTTTGTAATTATTGCTTTTGGAGAAACCATATTGATGACAGGTGCATCGTTGAGCGAATTAGAAGTTTGGACACTACCTGTTGTGGCAGCAGCCCTTTTGTCTGCTGTCAGCAGTCTGGCTATGTGGTGGGTCTATTTTGATACGAGCAGCGAAGTAGGTGCTGAGAAAATCCAGAAAGTGGACGATCCCGGAATGTTAGGGCTGAAATATCATGCTGTGCATGTGGTACTGGTAGGTGCACTGATAATGAGTGCTGTTGGAGATGAACTGACTGTCAATCATCCTCTTGGCTATATTTCTTTAGCTGCAATCTTTGTAATCATAGTGGGGCCAGTCATTTATCTTGTGAGCAATATTGCCTATAAATGGCTTACTTGCCATATTATCGCAAAATCGCATATTGTGGGCATAATAGCTTTATTGCTGATAATTCCGTTTTCTCCATACCTGAATCTGTTAATAATTAATGCCTTGTCTGTGTTCGTATTTGTGGCAATCAGTATTTATGAAATGATGAATCCATATGTTGAATGA
- a CDS encoding HAD family hydrolase yields the protein MTKITTVLFDFDGVIANTEPQYDIYIDALGEKYNLGIENFALKVKGTTSPDILKKYFSHLPKEEVKTVEKELGEFELQMDFPLVDGVMEFIEYLKNNNYKIGLVTSSQDFKMKRALDILNLSKTFDTEVTAARITKGKPNPACYLLAAEDLNVSPSECVVFEDSFHGIRSGKDAGMRVVGVSTTIPENELQGKADFIISDFSDLKQVIEYIN from the coding sequence ATGACAAAAATAACAACCGTACTGTTCGACTTTGATGGAGTGATAGCTAACACCGAGCCTCAATATGATATATACATTGATGCTTTAGGTGAAAAATATAATCTAGGTATCGAAAATTTTGCTTTGAAAGTAAAAGGAACCACTAGTCCGGACATACTAAAAAAATATTTTAGCCACTTACCCAAAGAAGAAGTAAAAACCGTAGAGAAAGAATTAGGTGAATTCGAATTGCAAATGGACTTTCCTTTGGTAGACGGTGTGATGGAGTTTATTGAGTATCTGAAAAACAATAACTATAAAATAGGATTGGTAACCAGTTCGCAGGATTTCAAAATGAAACGTGCTTTGGATATATTAAATTTATCCAAAACATTCGATACCGAAGTTACAGCGGCACGCATAACCAAAGGTAAACCTAATCCGGCATGCTATCTATTAGCTGCGGAAGACCTGAATGTATCTCCCTCAGAATGCGTTGTATTCGAAGATTCTTTTCATGGAATACGATCAGGCAAAGATGCCGGAATGCGTGTTGTAGGTGTTTCCACTACAATTCCCGAAAATGAACTTCAAGGTAAAGCCGATTTTATAATTTCAGATTTTTCAGATCTAAAACAAGTCATCGAATATATCAACTAA
- a CDS encoding shikimate kinase, translating into MRRIFLIGYMGAGKTTAGRELAKELNLEFVDLDHFIQARYQKTVGQIFSDVGEGEFRNIEKSILKEVGEFEDVVISTGGGTPCFFDNIEYMNQVGTTIYLKASADVLASRLNDCKDKRPLIKDKNEEELLRFVTDTLEKRESFYSKAKIIYETEVLVTREDVNEYVRKLIKLL; encoded by the coding sequence ATGAGAAGAATATTCCTGATAGGATATATGGGTGCTGGAAAAACAACAGCAGGTAGAGAGCTAGCAAAAGAGCTTAATCTAGAATTCGTTGATTTAGACCACTTCATACAGGCTCGCTATCAAAAAACAGTAGGACAGATTTTTTCAGATGTTGGAGAAGGCGAATTTCGTAATATTGAAAAGAGCATTCTGAAAGAAGTAGGTGAGTTCGAAGATGTAGTGATATCTACAGGTGGAGGCACACCCTGCTTTTTTGATAATATAGAGTATATGAATCAAGTAGGTACAACCATTTATTTGAAAGCATCGGCTGATGTGCTGGCTTCGCGATTGAATGATTGTAAAGATAAACGCCCTTTGATAAAGGATAAAAATGAAGAGGAACTACTTCGGTTTGTAACAGATACTCTAGAAAAGAGAGAGTCTTTTTATTCCAAAGCGAAAATTATATATGAAACTGAGGTGTTGGTCACTCGTGAAGATGTAAATGAGTATGTTCGGAAATTAATAAAATTATTATGA